One Vitis vinifera cultivar Pinot Noir 40024 chromosome 8, ASM3070453v1 genomic window carries:
- the LOC100267468 gene encoding pentatricopeptide repeat-containing protein At1g79540, with protein sequence MNLSPQICRSVLHFIPKQSRFRCLHANLFTTAQGAAISNEVLTVMETVNPMEDALEKLAPFLSSEIVNDVMREQRRPELGFRFFIWTTRRRSFRSWVTHNLVIDMLAKDDGFDTYWKILEELKNSNIQIPPPTFSVLIAAYAKSGMAEKAVESFGKMKDFGCKPDVFTYNSILHVMVQKEVFLLALAVYNQMLKLNYNPNRATFVILLNGLCKNGKTDDALKMFDEMTQKGIPPNTMIYTIILSGLCQAKRTDDVHRLLNTMKVSGCCPDSITCNALLDGFCKLGQIDEAFALLQLFEKEGYVLGIKGYSSLIDGLFRAKRYDEVQEWCRKMFKAGIEPDVVLYTILIRGFCEVGMVDYALNMLNDMTQRGLSPDTYCYNALIKGFCDVGLLDKARSLQLEISKNDCFPTSCTYTILICGMCRNGLLDEARQIFNQMENLGCSPSIMTFNALIDGLCKAGELEEARHLFYKMEIGKNPSLFLRLSQGADRVMDTASLQTMVERLCESGLILKAYKLLMQLADSGVVPDIMTYNVLINGFCKAKNINGAFKLFRELQLKGHSPDSVTYGTLIDGFHRVDREEDAFRVLDQMVKNGCTPSSAVYKCLMTWSCRKGKLSVAFSLWLKYLRSLPSQEDETLKLAEEHFEKGELEKAVRCLLEMNFKLNNFEIAPYTIWLIGLCQARRSEEALKIFLVLKECQMDVNPPSCVMLINGLCKDGNLEMAVDIFLYTLEKGFMLMPRICNQLLRSLILQDKMKHALDLLNRMNSAGYDLDEYLHHRIKSYLLSVWKAQEMENVAPG encoded by the coding sequence ATGAACCTCTCACCTCAAATTTGTCGATCCGTCTTGCATTTCATTCCGAAGCAAAGTCGGTTTCGCTGTCTGCATGCCAACCTCTTCACCACCGCCCAAGGCGCCGCTATTTCCAATGAGGTCCTCACTGTTATGGAGACCGTAAACCCCATGGAAGACGCCTTAGAAAAGCTAGCCCCATTTCTCTCTTCTGAAATCGTGAATGATGTTATGCGAGAACAGCGAAGACCTGAATTGGGTTTTCGGTTCTTCATATGGACAACGAGAAGACGGAGTTTTCGCAGCTGGGTTACGCATAATTTGGTCATAGATATGCTTGCCAAGGATGATGGGTTTGATACCTACTGGAAAATTCTCGAGGAGCTCAAGAATTCTAACATTCAGATACCTCCCCCCACATTTTCCGTGCTAATTGCGGCTTATGCAAAGTCGGGTATGGCTGAAAAGGCCGTAGAATCTTTTGGTAAGATGAAAGATTTTGGCTGCAAACCTGATGTGTTCACTTACAACTCCATCTTACATGTTATGGTACAAAAAGAGGTGTTTTTGTTAGCATTAGCGGTTTATAATCAGATGTTGAAGTTGAATTATAATCCAAATCGAGCTACATTTGTCATTTTGCTTAATGGTTTGTGTAAAAATGGGAAGACTGATGATGCGCTGAAAATGTTCGATGAAATGACCCAAAAAGGTATACCACCTAACACAATGATATATACAATAATTTTGTCTGGTTTGTGTCAAGCGAAAAGAACTGATGATGTCCATAGATTGCTGAATACAATGAAAGTGAGTGGGTGCTGTCCTGACTCGATTACTTGTAATGCTTTGCTTGACGGATTCTGTAAACTGGGTCAAATTGATGAGGCTTTTGCACTCTTGCAGTTGTTTGAGAAGGAGGGGTATGTTCTTGGGATAAAGGGATATAGTAGTCTGATTGATGGTTTGTTTAGGGCGAAGAGATATGATGAAGTGCAGGAGTGGTGTAGGAAAATGTTCAAGGCTGGTATTGAGCCTGATGTTGTTTTGTATACAATTTTGATTCGGGGATTTTGTGAAGTAGGCATGGTTGATTATGCACTGAATATGTTGAATGATATGACACAGAGGGGTTTGTCCCCAGATACTTATTGTTACAATGCTTTGATTAAAGGGTTTTGTGATGTGGGTCTTTTGGATAAGGCTCGGTCCCTTCAACTtgaaatttcaaagaatgaCTGCTTTCCCACCTCCTGCACTTACACCATTCTCATTTGTGGTATGTGCAGGAATGGGCTGTTAGATGAGGCGCGACAAATATTTAACCAGATGGAGAATCTTGGGTGCTCTCCTTCTATAATGACCTTCAATGCTCTTATTGATGGACTTTGTAAGGCTGGGGAGCTTGAGGAAGCTCGCCATTTGTTTTACAAGATGGAGATTGGAAAAAATCCTTCGTTGTTTCTTCGTCTCTCTCAAGGGGCTGATCGGGTTATGGATACTGCAAGTCTTCAGACAATGGTGGAGCGATTGTGTGAGTCGGGATTGATTCTCAAGGCCTACAAGCTTCTCATGCAGCTTGCTGACAGTGGGGTTGTACCAGATATCATGACTTACAATGTTCTCATCAACGGCTTTTGCAAGGCAAAGAACATTAATGGTGCTTTCAAGCTCTTTAGGGAGCTCCAACTCAAGGGGCATTCCCCTGATTCTGTCACATATGGTACACTCATAGATGGGTTTCATAGAGTTGACAGAGAAGAAGATGCCTTTAGGGTCTTAGATCAAATGGTGAAGAATGGATGTACTCCTAGCTCAGCAGTTTACAAatgtcttatgacttggtcgtgcCGCAAGGGGAAGCTTTCAGTAGCTTTTAGTCTCTGGTTGAAGTATCTGAGGAGCCTCCCTAGTCAGGAAGATGAAACACTTAAACTAGCAGAGGAACATTTTGAGAAGGGAGAATTGGAAAAAGCGGTTCGATGTTTACTTGAAATGAACTTCAAGctgaataattttgaaatagcACCTTATACCATCTGGCTCATTGGACTGTGTCAAGCTAGAAGATCAGAGGAAGCTTTAAAGATATTTCTCGTTCTGAAGGAGTGCCAGATGGATGTCAATCCCCCAAGTTGTGTGATGTTGATTAATGGTCTCTGTAAAGATGGGAATCTGGAGATGGCAGTGGACATATTCCTCTACACTTTGGAGAAAGGTTTTATGTTGATGCCTCGGATTTGCAACCAATTGCTCAGGTCTCTTATTTTGCAGGATAAAATGAAGCATGCCCTTGACCTTTTAAACAGAATGAACTCTGCAGGATATGATTTGGATGAATATCTTCACCATCGAATCAAGTCCTATTTACTGAGTGTGTGGAAGGCGCAGGAAATGGAAAATGTGGCACCTGGATGA